The following are from one region of the Rhodopirellula sp. P2 genome:
- a CDS encoding PAS domain-containing hybrid sensor histidine kinase/response regulator: MSSVSEFQTSSTYRALANALPLNLLIKAADGRRVFANDSYLKWRGVTWQELAGKHDEDLFPPEIARQYREDDHKVMQTGESLHSVESTKLADDSIGWIERVKTAVHDHNGNLLGVQVLFWDVTAKVEKEKATQFEQSLLTTLLANIPDSIYFKDIDSRFIRVSHAMAMKFGRARVDEVHGRTDADIFTPEHAEGARLDELRVIETGDALVDRIERETWPDREDTWCMTTKMPLRNDTGEIIGTFGISRDITDLKRSEAALHEAVRMADAANRSKSEFLANMSHEIRTPMNALIGMTDLLSQTDLDPDQQDYVQIIQESSDGLLRLINDILDFSKIEARRLELESVPFSLSKTVESTLRSFSLSASQKGLELQCELSPELPDRLIGDPGRVRQVLTNLIGNAIKFTDHGGVRVQIEVLRQAPAADADLKTSANGNESPGHKDTVELRWSVCDSGIGIPPAQQDAVLNPFTQADASTTRRFGGTGLGLSISRQLVELMGGQLRLQSEVGVGTTFSFDLQMSVCPASMLSEVDDEEEDLGGPARQQLAPLHVLVAEDGVTNQHVIAGLLRSLGHKCSIASDGRETLSKWRSESYDIVLMDMHMPVMDGLEATRAIRQEEWGTDRHTPIIALTAAAMSEDAAACREAGMDSYLTKPINSRKLRDALAAFQKELPPTTDLSQEETLEQSFSPKLLLASEQNSTTINAAHAAFPSAGSTSNAITLSPENLGCLDLDSARSRIPGGTAGVLRLAFVFRTECAQLVDKLSQEIPAGLNDETRRNAHTLKGACGLLGAKQLQEAAERIEEAGRENRVQDAPELLSNLQRESERVLSAIDELLSQSENADQPK; this comes from the coding sequence ATGAGTAGTGTCTCCGAGTTTCAAACGTCCTCGACCTACCGCGCCCTCGCAAACGCATTGCCGCTGAACTTGTTGATCAAGGCGGCTGATGGGCGACGCGTCTTTGCCAATGACTCCTACCTGAAATGGCGGGGCGTCACCTGGCAAGAACTGGCGGGCAAACACGACGAAGATTTGTTCCCGCCCGAAATCGCGCGCCAATACCGCGAAGATGATCACAAGGTGATGCAAACGGGTGAGTCGCTGCACAGCGTCGAGTCCACGAAATTGGCCGACGACTCGATCGGCTGGATCGAACGCGTCAAAACCGCCGTGCACGACCACAACGGCAATCTGCTGGGCGTCCAAGTTCTGTTTTGGGACGTGACTGCGAAGGTCGAAAAAGAAAAGGCGACTCAGTTCGAACAATCGCTGCTGACAACGCTGCTGGCCAACATTCCCGATTCCATCTACTTCAAAGACATCGACAGTCGCTTCATCCGCGTCAGCCACGCGATGGCGATGAAATTCGGGCGAGCCAGGGTCGATGAGGTTCACGGTCGAACCGACGCCGACATTTTCACACCAGAACATGCCGAAGGTGCCCGCCTGGATGAACTGCGTGTGATCGAAACAGGTGACGCCTTGGTCGATCGAATCGAACGCGAAACGTGGCCCGATCGTGAGGACACTTGGTGCATGACCACCAAGATGCCGCTTCGAAATGACACGGGAGAAATCATCGGCACCTTTGGAATTTCTCGCGACATCACCGACCTCAAACGCTCCGAAGCGGCCCTGCACGAAGCCGTCCGAATGGCCGACGCGGCCAACCGATCCAAGAGCGAATTCCTGGCCAACATGAGCCATGAGATCCGCACGCCCATGAATGCGTTGATCGGCATGACGGACTTGCTCTCACAAACCGACCTCGATCCCGATCAACAGGACTATGTTCAGATCATTCAAGAATCCTCGGACGGATTGCTCCGGCTGATCAATGACATCCTCGATTTCTCAAAAATCGAAGCCCGCCGACTCGAACTGGAATCGGTTCCGTTTTCGCTCAGCAAGACCGTTGAATCGACCCTCCGATCGTTTTCATTGAGCGCCTCTCAAAAAGGATTGGAACTGCAGTGCGAACTCTCGCCTGAACTCCCTGATCGATTGATCGGGGACCCCGGACGAGTCCGTCAGGTGCTCACCAATCTGATCGGCAACGCGATCAAGTTCACCGATCACGGCGGCGTTCGCGTGCAAATCGAAGTCCTCCGCCAAGCCCCTGCTGCGGATGCTGACCTGAAAACATCTGCCAATGGCAACGAGTCGCCCGGTCACAAAGACACGGTCGAACTGCGCTGGAGTGTTTGCGACTCCGGCATTGGAATCCCGCCCGCTCAGCAGGACGCGGTTCTGAATCCATTCACTCAAGCTGACGCGTCCACGACCCGTCGCTTCGGCGGAACCGGCTTGGGATTGAGCATCAGTCGGCAGCTCGTGGAACTGATGGGCGGCCAACTGCGGTTGCAAAGTGAAGTCGGCGTTGGCACAACGTTTTCATTCGATCTTCAGATGTCCGTTTGCCCGGCCTCGATGCTGAGTGAAGTGGACGACGAAGAAGAAGATTTGGGCGGACCTGCCCGCCAACAACTCGCGCCGCTGCATGTCCTTGTCGCGGAAGACGGAGTCACCAACCAACACGTGATCGCCGGGTTGCTGCGCTCGCTCGGCCACAAGTGTTCGATCGCCAGTGACGGGCGAGAAACGTTGTCGAAGTGGCGATCCGAATCGTACGACATTGTCTTGATGGACATGCACATGCCCGTCATGGACGGACTGGAAGCCACACGTGCAATCCGCCAAGAGGAATGGGGCACCGACCGACACACGCCAATCATTGCACTCACCGCGGCGGCAATGAGCGAAGACGCCGCTGCCTGCCGCGAAGCAGGCATGGACAGCTACCTCACCAAACCGATCAACAGCCGAAAACTGCGGGACGCCTTGGCGGCCTTCCAAAAAGAACTGCCTCCCACGACAGATTTGTCACAGGAAGAAACGCTCGAGCAATCGTTCTCGCCCAAACTCCTTCTGGCCAGCGAACAAAATTCGACCACGATCAATGCCGCTCACGCTGCGTTTCCCTCCGCAGGATCCACCTCCAATGCGATCACGCTGTCGCCCGAAAACCTCGGGTGCTTGGACCTCGATTCGGCACGCTCCCGCATCCCCGGCGGAACAGCCGGCGTGTTGAGATTGGCGTTTGTCTTTCGAACCGAGTGCGCTCAGTTGGTGGACAAGCTTTCTCAAGAGATCCCAGCCGGACTCAACGATGAAACTCGCCGGAACGCTCATACGCTGAAGGGAGCCTGCGGTTTGCTCGGCGCGAAACAATTGCAAGAAGCGGCCGAACGAATTGAGGAAGCCGGCCGAGAAAATCGGGTGCAAGATGCCCCGGAACTGCTATCCAATTTGCAACGCGAATCGGAACGCGTGCTCAGCGCCATCGATGAACTGCTCAGCCAATCGGAGAACGCTGACCAACCCAAGTAA
- a CDS encoding RecQ family ATP-dependent DNA helicase — translation MALRRRDAVHSSPPFTHPTKDRMSSLASKSNPSIDPESLLPRFGLSQFRAGQRDVVDALAAGADCLCVMPTGGGKSLCYQLPSLAREGTTIVVSPLIALMKDQVDTLQRRGIQARLLNSTQSPGQQESVMDEMAAGKLDLIYVAPERLRNGRFLDVVPKANVSLLAVDEAHCVSEWGHDFRPDYSRLGRFRDRYLGGVQTIGLTATATPTVRDDICELLNLKQPRVFVTGFARTNLRFTVTPCNNDVAKQNALRDYLSKHSGAGIIYGATRKRCEEIAEWLPEKTGRKVGVYHAGMHPEERRRVQEAFMKGDLSAIVATNAFGMGIDKSDIRFVVHYNMPGSLEAYYQEAGRAGRDGAMSQCLLLFAYADRQIQEFFIENRYPSRETVKKVYEYLLSREEDPIELTLDQVREAIAVRDGSEAIGTSETLLSKAGALRRLDASSNQAVLRIDSDVPTLLDFLPREAKLKRQVMTAIEKIVGPRRGEDVFVRLSYLATRAGVERVQLTRTLRELTKLKTFDYIPPFRGRAVHIMRRDVPFNQLKIDFEELARRKQAEYEKLDSVIQFARSTSCRQHVILKYFGDPNAENCGKCDHCDPAGECMPKVDPSALAAANLSTAKALGESGSIGALSEQSGIDMVALTTAIRVILSGVTRTHGRLGKNLIAQMLAGSKNKKVTQLRLSRLSTYGMLTGLKQGELTDAMDSLLTVGLLDQKELNERRPTVHMTDLGRQVMNGQVPLPSSLQLKYPLAKKLAKVASKIESGDVAEEEPGDIEPSVATQPASSVTQTPPSAETPKPDISVVAAEPLSSNDAQDLLDQDLSDRIKRFRRKRSAALNVAPHRILSESTIKRLIQSKPANATQLEGVQGISSEFIEAYGSDLLELIANTLAEHEIDCPPGTVASPPSEPVEASASEPKPSPDSERLDETVADPSAWRHEYWTWRLCRDGYTLQQVAEIRGEDTSALVEHLIAAARAGQKIDPAWADTPANAKRLRNL, via the coding sequence ATGGCACTGCGTCGCCGGGACGCAGTGCATTCAAGTCCGCCATTCACCCACCCAACGAAAGATCGGATGTCGTCTCTCGCATCCAAATCCAATCCGTCCATCGACCCCGAATCGCTGTTGCCGCGATTTGGGTTGAGCCAGTTTCGAGCCGGCCAACGGGACGTGGTCGATGCTCTGGCCGCGGGCGCGGATTGTCTGTGTGTGATGCCAACTGGCGGCGGGAAAAGCCTGTGTTATCAGCTGCCATCGTTGGCCCGAGAGGGGACCACGATCGTTGTGTCGCCGCTGATCGCTTTGATGAAGGACCAAGTCGACACGCTGCAGCGGCGAGGCATCCAGGCGAGATTGCTCAACAGCACGCAATCACCCGGGCAACAAGAGTCGGTCATGGACGAAATGGCCGCCGGGAAGTTGGACCTGATCTACGTGGCTCCTGAGCGTTTGCGGAACGGTCGGTTTCTGGATGTGGTCCCCAAGGCCAACGTGAGTTTGTTGGCGGTCGATGAAGCCCACTGTGTGAGTGAGTGGGGCCATGACTTTCGTCCCGATTATTCACGGCTGGGACGATTCCGGGATCGCTACTTGGGCGGCGTGCAGACGATCGGATTGACCGCAACGGCAACGCCGACGGTTCGCGATGACATCTGCGAGTTGTTGAACCTGAAGCAACCTCGTGTGTTCGTGACCGGTTTCGCGAGAACGAACCTGCGATTCACGGTCACGCCTTGCAACAACGATGTCGCCAAACAAAACGCACTGCGTGATTACCTTTCGAAGCACTCGGGAGCGGGCATCATCTATGGCGCGACTCGCAAGCGTTGTGAAGAGATCGCTGAGTGGTTGCCTGAGAAAACCGGACGCAAAGTTGGCGTCTATCACGCCGGCATGCATCCTGAAGAACGACGCCGCGTGCAAGAGGCGTTCATGAAAGGCGACTTGTCCGCGATTGTGGCGACCAACGCGTTTGGGATGGGCATTGATAAATCGGACATCCGGTTTGTGGTGCACTACAACATGCCGGGTTCGTTGGAGGCTTACTATCAAGAAGCGGGGCGTGCCGGGCGTGACGGGGCGATGAGCCAGTGCCTGCTGCTGTTTGCTTACGCCGATCGTCAGATCCAAGAGTTCTTCATCGAGAACCGCTACCCCTCGCGAGAAACGGTGAAGAAGGTTTACGAGTACCTGCTTTCTCGAGAAGAAGACCCGATTGAGCTGACCCTGGATCAGGTGCGGGAGGCAATTGCTGTTCGTGACGGCAGCGAAGCGATTGGCACTTCCGAAACGTTGTTGTCCAAAGCGGGGGCTCTTCGGCGGTTGGATGCCAGTTCCAATCAAGCGGTGCTGCGGATCGATAGCGATGTGCCAACGCTGCTGGATTTCTTGCCTCGCGAAGCCAAGCTGAAGCGTCAGGTCATGACCGCGATCGAGAAGATCGTGGGACCTCGGCGCGGCGAAGATGTGTTTGTCCGGTTGAGTTACCTGGCAACCCGAGCGGGTGTGGAGCGGGTTCAGTTGACACGCACGTTGCGCGAACTGACCAAGCTGAAGACGTTCGACTACATCCCGCCCTTTCGCGGTCGTGCCGTTCATATCATGCGACGGGATGTTCCCTTCAATCAGCTGAAGATTGACTTCGAAGAGCTGGCCCGACGCAAGCAAGCTGAATATGAAAAACTGGATTCCGTGATCCAGTTCGCGCGTTCAACGTCCTGTCGCCAGCATGTCATTCTGAAATACTTTGGGGATCCCAACGCAGAGAATTGTGGGAAGTGCGACCACTGTGACCCGGCGGGCGAATGCATGCCCAAGGTGGATCCTTCCGCCTTGGCGGCCGCAAATTTGTCGACCGCGAAGGCACTGGGGGAAAGCGGCTCGATCGGTGCGTTGAGCGAGCAGTCCGGGATCGACATGGTCGCCCTGACGACCGCGATTCGGGTGATCCTGAGCGGAGTCACGCGAACGCACGGGCGATTGGGAAAGAACCTGATTGCGCAGATGTTGGCTGGATCAAAGAACAAAAAGGTCACGCAATTGCGACTGAGCCGGCTGAGCACCTACGGCATGCTGACGGGGCTGAAGCAAGGCGAATTGACCGACGCGATGGACTCGTTGTTGACGGTCGGATTGCTGGATCAGAAAGAACTCAATGAGCGCCGCCCAACCGTTCACATGACCGACCTGGGGCGGCAAGTGATGAATGGTCAGGTTCCGTTGCCGTCGTCGTTGCAGTTGAAGTACCCGCTCGCGAAGAAGTTGGCCAAGGTGGCTAGCAAAATTGAATCTGGTGACGTTGCCGAGGAAGAACCCGGCGATATCGAGCCATCCGTTGCAACTCAGCCTGCTTCTTCGGTGACGCAGACACCGCCCTCGGCAGAGACTCCCAAGCCCGACATCAGCGTTGTGGCCGCGGAACCATTGAGCTCGAATGACGCACAGGATTTGCTTGATCAAGACCTCTCGGATCGGATCAAGCGGTTTCGACGCAAGCGGTCAGCGGCACTGAATGTGGCGCCACACCGGATTCTTTCCGAATCGACGATCAAACGATTGATCCAGTCCAAACCTGCCAACGCGACTCAGTTGGAAGGCGTGCAGGGGATTTCCAGCGAGTTCATCGAGGCATACGGCAGCGATTTGCTCGAGTTGATTGCGAACACGTTGGCGGAACACGAGATCGACTGCCCGCCGGGAACCGTTGCTTCGCCACCGAGCGAGCCGGTCGAGGCTTCTGCGAGCGAACCAAAGCCAAGTCCGGATTCGGAGCGGCTGGATGAAACCGTGGCTGATCCATCCGCGTGGCGGCATGAATACTGGACCTGGCGATTGTGCCGCGATGGATACACGTTGCAGCAAGTCGCGGAAATTCGAGGCGAGGACACCAGTGCGTTGGTCGAGCACTTGATCGCCGCCGCTCGAGCCGGGCAAAAAATTGATCCTGCTTGGGCGGACACGCCAGCGAACGCCAAACGCCTGCGGAATCTGTAG
- a CDS encoding ATP-binding response regulator, whose protein sequence is MAKILLVEDSATQAVEITMLLQAANHEVVHVANGQLGLTHLKTQAPDLVITDLEMPEINGLQLVENMRANFSHIPSILVTSHGSEELAAEALRRGAAGYVPKTRMSDLLNDTIVDVLGVIRSDASYAKLISTLKKNVFVFDLPSDPELISPLVGLLMQVSAGMELLPSIEMVRLGVAVEHALTNAMLHGNLEVPRDQQPSHGQIAREGLINDAMKERLSQEPYKSRLTHVEATASEHAIRIVISDQGPGFDTSHVPQAGELDASSLAASADGVGQGDKQGLLLIASFVDQMWFNDTGNQITLVKRCGAE, encoded by the coding sequence ATGGCCAAGATCTTACTCGTCGAGGACAGTGCAACCCAGGCGGTCGAAATAACGATGCTGCTTCAGGCAGCCAACCACGAAGTCGTTCACGTGGCCAACGGACAGCTCGGGCTCACGCATCTCAAGACACAAGCGCCCGACTTGGTCATCACCGACTTGGAAATGCCCGAAATCAATGGACTTCAGCTGGTCGAGAACATGCGAGCCAACTTCTCGCACATCCCCAGCATCTTGGTCACCAGCCACGGCAGCGAAGAATTGGCGGCCGAAGCCCTGCGTCGCGGTGCAGCCGGTTATGTTCCCAAAACCCGGATGTCGGATTTACTCAACGACACCATCGTTGATGTGCTGGGGGTCATCCGCAGCGACGCGTCGTACGCGAAACTGATTTCGACGTTGAAAAAGAACGTCTTCGTGTTTGACCTGCCATCCGATCCGGAATTGATCTCGCCGCTGGTGGGCTTGCTGATGCAGGTCAGCGCCGGGATGGAATTGCTACCCAGCATCGAAATGGTGCGACTGGGCGTCGCCGTGGAACACGCTCTGACCAACGCCATGCTGCATGGCAACTTGGAAGTTCCTCGCGACCAACAACCGTCCCATGGTCAAATCGCTCGCGAAGGCCTGATCAATGACGCGATGAAAGAGCGGTTGTCCCAGGAACCTTACAAAAGTCGGCTGACTCACGTGGAAGCCACCGCATCCGAACACGCCATTCGCATCGTCATCTCCGACCAAGGCCCTGGGTTTGACACCTCCCACGTGCCGCAAGCCGGTGAACTCGATGCCAGTTCCCTCGCGGCCAGCGCCGACGGTGTGGGACAAGGCGACAAACAGGGCCTGCTGTTGATCGCCAGCTTCGTGGACCAAATGTGGTTCAACGACACGGGCAATCAAATCACACTCGTTAAACGATGCGGTGCAGAGTGA
- a CDS encoding hemolysin D yields MTTLAESLVSSSSRALTVRRRPDLTASRHHYQGQGYWVVKEPVGLQYFRFHDEEYFILNMLDGHVSLQHIKDGFEQRFAPQKITFGDLQQFIGMLHRSGLVISNSPGQGKSLRERGRKKKNKELMGKMSNVFAVRFRGIDPEKILNRMLPIFGWIFTVPALIFFAGLLLAASLLLATQYQTVYAKLPTFHQFFAADRWIILAATMAIVKVIHEFGHGLSCKKFGGECHEIGFMLLVFTPCLYCNVSDSWMLPNKWKRIWIGAGGIYVEMILASIAAFVWFFSEQGTTINDLCLNMMFLNVVSTILVNGNPLLRFDGYYIMMDYLEIPNLRQKSTEVLKRWFQKTCLGLELQDDPFLPTRNQFMFGLFTIASVIYRWVVVFSIVWFVMQVLEPYGLQALGRILAVIGFSGLVAQPVIQTWKFIRTPGRLSKVKRGPLLTSLAVLGVVVAAVCYIPLPHHIDAAFEIRPSRAGMVYAGVVGRVEQTVPVGTLVSTGDTIALLKNPELEIRFADLQGERKLAQVQLANLKSRRLDDTSAKIQIETQVEMLESIEGLLAKTQEELDRLNVRAKRDGFVLPPPEKKEQDPGDGRLPSWSGTPLQERNRGALLTADDLICEIGSPEAFEAVLIIDQGDRQLVRESQEVDLKLDSRRLETFHGSIEEISKKPLEAASASMSSQTGGSLQTEIDPQTGQIKPRSVSYQARVPIDGIDWPLRPGFRGAAKVHVDPMSLGSRLWRVIIKTFNFDF; encoded by the coding sequence ATGACCACTCTGGCTGAATCACTGGTAAGCAGTTCGTCACGTGCACTGACGGTGCGCCGGCGTCCTGACTTGACCGCCAGCCGCCACCACTACCAAGGACAAGGGTATTGGGTGGTCAAAGAGCCTGTGGGATTGCAGTACTTTCGTTTTCATGACGAAGAGTATTTCATCCTGAACATGCTGGATGGTCACGTCAGTCTGCAGCATATCAAAGACGGTTTCGAACAGCGGTTTGCGCCGCAAAAGATCACCTTTGGCGACTTGCAGCAGTTCATCGGCATGCTGCACCGCAGCGGTTTGGTGATCAGCAATTCACCCGGTCAAGGAAAGTCGCTTCGCGAACGCGGGCGAAAGAAAAAGAACAAGGAATTGATGGGGAAGATGTCCAACGTCTTCGCCGTTCGTTTTCGTGGGATTGACCCCGAGAAAATCCTCAATCGGATGTTGCCCATCTTCGGATGGATCTTCACCGTTCCAGCGTTGATCTTCTTTGCTGGGTTGTTGTTGGCAGCGTCTTTGTTGCTGGCGACGCAGTATCAAACCGTTTATGCCAAGCTGCCGACGTTCCATCAGTTCTTCGCTGCGGATCGTTGGATCATCTTGGCCGCAACGATGGCGATCGTGAAAGTCATTCACGAATTTGGCCACGGGCTGAGTTGCAAGAAATTTGGCGGTGAGTGTCACGAAATCGGCTTCATGCTGCTGGTCTTCACGCCCTGCCTGTACTGCAACGTGTCCGACTCATGGATGTTGCCGAACAAGTGGAAGCGGATCTGGATCGGTGCCGGCGGGATCTACGTCGAGATGATCTTGGCGTCGATTGCGGCGTTCGTGTGGTTCTTCAGTGAACAGGGAACCACGATCAATGACTTGTGTTTGAACATGATGTTTTTGAACGTCGTCAGCACGATCTTGGTCAACGGCAACCCGCTGCTGCGGTTTGACGGTTACTACATCATGATGGACTACTTGGAGATCCCCAACCTTCGTCAGAAGAGCACGGAAGTGCTGAAGCGCTGGTTCCAAAAGACGTGTTTGGGTTTGGAGTTGCAGGACGATCCATTCTTGCCCACTCGCAACCAATTCATGTTTGGGTTGTTCACGATCGCCAGCGTGATTTATCGCTGGGTGGTTGTGTTTTCGATCGTATGGTTCGTGATGCAGGTTCTCGAACCCTATGGCCTGCAGGCACTCGGACGGATTCTTGCTGTGATCGGGTTCTCCGGTTTGGTCGCTCAACCCGTCATTCAAACGTGGAAATTCATCCGCACACCTGGGAGATTGTCAAAAGTGAAACGCGGACCGTTGTTAACATCGCTCGCCGTGTTGGGCGTGGTCGTCGCCGCGGTGTGCTACATCCCCTTGCCGCACCACATTGACGCGGCGTTTGAAATTCGCCCCAGTCGTGCTGGGATGGTTTATGCCGGCGTCGTGGGGCGTGTGGAGCAGACCGTTCCGGTGGGGACTTTGGTCAGCACCGGCGACACGATCGCACTGTTGAAAAACCCCGAGCTCGAAATTCGCTTCGCTGATTTGCAGGGCGAACGCAAGCTCGCCCAAGTGCAACTGGCGAACTTGAAATCGCGACGGCTCGACGACACCTCGGCCAAAATCCAGATCGAAACGCAAGTCGAGATGCTGGAATCGATCGAAGGCTTGTTGGCCAAGACACAGGAGGAGTTGGACCGACTGAACGTGCGAGCCAAGCGAGATGGTTTTGTGCTTCCGCCGCCAGAAAAGAAGGAACAAGATCCCGGTGATGGGCGTCTACCAAGTTGGAGTGGGACACCCCTTCAAGAACGCAATCGAGGTGCCTTGCTGACAGCCGACGATTTGATCTGCGAGATCGGATCGCCCGAAGCATTCGAAGCGGTGTTGATCATCGACCAAGGTGATCGGCAACTGGTTCGCGAATCGCAGGAGGTGGATCTGAAGCTCGATTCACGGCGACTGGAAACGTTCCACGGATCGATCGAGGAGATCTCGAAGAAGCCTCTCGAAGCGGCCTCCGCATCCATGTCCAGTCAAACGGGCGGCAGTTTGCAGACCGAAATCGATCCTCAAACCGGACAGATCAAACCTCGCAGTGTTTCGTATCAAGCTCGGGTGCCGATTGATGGGATTGATTGGCCATTGCGGCCTGGTTTTCGCGGTGCGGCCAAGGTTCACGTGGACCCGATGTCGCTTGGATCACGTTTATGGCGAGTGATCATTAAAACTTTCAACTTTGACTTCTGA
- a CDS encoding DUF3467 domain-containing protein yields the protein MEILMADETKTAEAPAAEKAAPAEKAQTQAQAPVQVQVNDDNAIATYANFCRVTGSPEELIIDFGLNPQPIGVPKDPIQVKQRIIVNFFTAKRLLAALQMSVARHESVFGVLETDINKRVRPGLQQQAPAKS from the coding sequence TTGGAGATTTTAATGGCAGACGAAACCAAGACGGCTGAAGCCCCCGCCGCAGAAAAAGCCGCTCCCGCTGAGAAGGCACAAACTCAAGCTCAGGCTCCTGTTCAAGTTCAGGTCAACGATGACAACGCCATCGCAACCTACGCGAACTTCTGCCGCGTGACTGGTTCGCCTGAAGAATTGATCATCGATTTCGGCCTGAACCCACAGCCAATCGGTGTGCCCAAGGACCCCATTCAAGTCAAGCAACGCATCATCGTGAACTTCTTCACCGCGAAACGTTTGCTCGCCGCTTTGCAAATGTCGGTCGCTCGTCACGAATCGGTTTTTGGTGTTCTGGAAACGGACATCAACAAACGCGTTCGTCCAGGCTTGCAGCAGCAAGCTCCCGCGAAGTCGTAA
- a CDS encoding lactate racemase domain-containing protein: MTLYFSSGSETTSLTTEDLRDALKQTFKAIKRPERVLLLPPDATRLFSRAGELTVLCHELLGDRVKDIMPALGTHTPMKPHQLDHMFPGVPHDLFRPHRWREDVVELGQVPAEFVSEVTGGVYTQSWPAQVNRMLRDGGHDLIFSLGQVVPHEVIGMANYNKNVFVGTGGVSGINESHYLSAMVGIDETLGIADTPLRKILNYASDHFCDDMPLLYALTVIQQMKDGTKHTRGLYIGDDHETFFRAAELARKVNITHLPKAPKHVVAYLDPDEFKSTWLGNKAIYRTRKAIATGGRLTVIGPAVEEFGEDPRIDQLIRKYGYRTKAEVMQLVAENEDLAGDPSAAAHLVHGSPENRFEVVYAAGKLSDEEIASVGFIPGDLDALMKRYDVHTLQDGFHTDVDGSEFYFVQNPALGLWEAPLN, from the coding sequence ATGACCCTCTATTTTTCTTCCGGATCGGAAACCACTTCGCTGACGACAGAGGATCTTCGTGACGCTCTGAAGCAGACGTTTAAGGCAATCAAGCGGCCCGAACGCGTGCTGTTGTTGCCTCCCGATGCAACGCGATTGTTCAGCCGGGCGGGGGAACTGACGGTGCTGTGTCACGAATTGTTGGGCGATCGGGTCAAGGACATCATGCCCGCTCTCGGCACACACACGCCGATGAAGCCACACCAATTGGATCACATGTTCCCCGGCGTGCCTCACGATTTGTTCCGCCCGCACCGTTGGCGAGAGGACGTGGTGGAGCTGGGCCAAGTGCCGGCGGAATTCGTCAGCGAAGTCACCGGTGGTGTTTACACCCAAAGCTGGCCCGCGCAAGTCAATCGAATGTTGCGCGATGGAGGTCACGATTTGATCTTCTCGTTGGGGCAAGTCGTTCCCCACGAAGTCATCGGGATGGCGAACTACAACAAGAACGTGTTCGTGGGTACCGGCGGCGTTTCAGGCATCAACGAAAGTCACTACCTCAGCGCGATGGTCGGGATTGATGAAACGCTGGGAATCGCCGACACGCCCCTGCGAAAGATTTTGAACTACGCCTCGGACCATTTCTGCGATGACATGCCGCTGCTGTACGCGTTGACCGTGATCCAGCAAATGAAGGACGGAACCAAGCACACGCGAGGTCTGTACATCGGCGATGATCACGAGACGTTCTTTCGGGCCGCTGAGCTGGCTCGCAAAGTCAACATCACGCATCTGCCAAAGGCACCCAAGCATGTTGTCGCCTACTTGGACCCAGACGAATTCAAAAGCACTTGGTTGGGCAACAAGGCGATTTATCGGACACGCAAAGCGATCGCGACGGGTGGTCGGTTGACGGTCATTGGTCCGGCCGTGGAAGAGTTTGGTGAAGACCCTCGCATCGACCAGCTGATTCGCAAGTACGGCTATCGCACCAAAGCCGAGGTGATGCAGTTGGTCGCCGAAAACGAAGATTTGGCTGGCGATCCCTCTGCAGCGGCTCACCTGGTTCATGGTTCACCCGAGAACCGATTCGAAGTCGTTTACGCCGCCGGCAAATTGAGCGATGAAGAGATCGCTTCGGTCGGGTTCATTCCGGGTGACCTGGACGCGTTGATGAAACGCTACGACGTTCACACGTTGCAGGATGGTTTCCACACGGACGTCGATGGCTCCGAGTTTTACTTCGTGCAGAATCCGGCACTGGGGCTGTGGGAAGCCCCGCTGAACTGA